One genomic window of Haloarchaeobius salinus includes the following:
- a CDS encoding adenylyltransferase/cytidyltransferase family protein, with product MTDTSTTVIAQGTFDILHPGHLHYFSEAASLGDELHVIIARRENVTHKQKPILPDRQRRDMVAALEMVDEAHLGHTEDIFVPIERIDPDCIVLGHDQHHDEAAIADALASRGIDCEVRRASAREPKYDGELLSTGRIVDRILELRG from the coding sequence ATGACTGACACTTCGACGACCGTCATCGCACAGGGAACGTTCGACATCCTCCACCCGGGGCACCTCCACTACTTCTCGGAGGCCGCGTCGCTGGGCGACGAGCTCCACGTCATCATCGCGCGACGGGAGAACGTCACGCACAAGCAGAAACCGATCCTCCCGGACCGCCAGCGACGCGACATGGTCGCCGCGCTGGAGATGGTCGACGAGGCACACCTCGGCCACACCGAGGACATCTTCGTCCCCATCGAGCGCATCGACCCGGACTGCATCGTCCTCGGCCACGACCAGCACCACGACGAGGCCGCCATCGCCGACGCCCTCGCCTCGCGGGGCATCGACTGCGAGGTGCGCCGGGCGAGCGCCCGCGAGCCGAAGTACGACGGCGAGCTCCTCTCGACGGGCCGTATCGTCGACCGGATCCTCGAACTGCGCGGCTGA
- a CDS encoding Mov34/MPN/PAD-1 family protein encodes MGLFDRFFQRQGVLGIARDTIEFALESAEDTHPNEYMGMLRGTPAKHLGLDQGGYVITDILVIPGTRSNPVSATVDSNMIPNDMRSLGSIHSHPNGVLRPSDEDLGTFTSGTVHIIMGAPYGRNDWRAFDQHGEYRDLPVLDVDLEDHEEFFDFTQADIDAELRRDK; translated from the coding sequence ATGGGACTGTTCGACCGGTTCTTCCAGCGCCAGGGTGTCCTCGGCATCGCCCGGGACACCATCGAGTTCGCGCTGGAGTCGGCCGAGGACACCCACCCCAACGAGTACATGGGGATGCTCCGCGGCACGCCCGCGAAGCACCTCGGACTGGATCAGGGGGGCTACGTCATCACGGACATCCTCGTCATCCCCGGCACCCGGTCGAACCCGGTGAGCGCGACGGTCGACTCGAACATGATCCCGAACGACATGCGCTCGCTCGGGAGCATCCACTCGCACCCGAACGGGGTCCTCCGACCGAGCGACGAGGACCTCGGGACGTTCACCTCCGGCACCGTCCACATCATCATGGGCGCGCCGTACGGCCGCAACGACTGGCGGGCGTTCGACCAGCACGGCGAGTACCGCGACCTCCCGGTGCTCGACGTCGACCTGGAGGACCACGAGGAGTTCTTCGACTTCACACAGGCAGACATCGACGCGGAACTGCGACGAGACAAATGA
- a CDS encoding NADH-quinone oxidoreductase subunit B — protein sequence MSSDNPIDGGSTDMLTDTRDARMGEGLDDRFNSRLREALGSTPFILTKFDKFMNWVRGSSMFMLQFGIACCSIEMMHTYAVKHDLDRFHAGVPRASPRQADVIIVPGTIVSKFAPRMKRVYDQMPEPKFVIGMGSCTISGGPFQEGYNVIKGAEEVIPVDIHVPGCPPRPEALVYGVAKLQERIANGESSPVVVKPYELEQFGDMERDEIVDELADQIDEDTLAMRYNWVDSP from the coding sequence ATGAGTAGCGACAACCCTATCGACGGCGGGAGTACAGACATGCTGACAGACACACGCGACGCCCGCATGGGCGAGGGGCTGGACGACCGCTTCAACTCGCGGCTCCGGGAGGCGCTCGGCTCCACCCCGTTCATCCTCACCAAGTTCGACAAGTTCATGAACTGGGTGCGCGGGTCGTCGATGTTCATGCTGCAGTTCGGGATCGCGTGTTGCAGCATCGAGATGATGCACACGTACGCGGTCAAGCACGACCTCGACCGCTTCCACGCGGGCGTCCCCCGGGCGTCGCCGCGACAGGCGGACGTCATCATCGTACCGGGGACCATCGTCTCGAAGTTCGCCCCGCGCATGAAGCGCGTCTACGACCAGATGCCCGAGCCGAAGTTCGTCATCGGCATGGGCTCGTGTACCATCTCCGGCGGTCCGTTCCAGGAGGGGTACAACGTCATCAAGGGTGCCGAGGAGGTCATCCCGGTGGACATCCACGTCCCCGGCTGCCCGCCGCGCCCGGAGGCGCTGGTCTACGGCGTCGCCAAACTGCAGGAGCGCATCGCCAACGGCGAGTCCTCGCCAGTCGTCGTCAAACCGTACGAACTGGAGCAGTTCGGTGACATGGAGCGCGACGAGATCGTCGACGAGCTCGCCGACCAGATCGACGAGGACACCCTCGCAATGCGGTACAACTGGGTCGATTCGCCATGA
- the ribH gene encoding 6,7-dimethyl-8-ribityllumazine synthase yields the protein MTSLGLVVAEFNASVTEEMESVARDAAAEADATVTETVHVPGVYDAPLAADRLARRDDIDAVAVLGAIVTGDTDHDQVIGHATAQKLTDVSLDRDLPVTLGVIGPGMSGAEARERVENAAKAVEGAVKLVERL from the coding sequence ATGACCTCGCTCGGACTGGTGGTCGCGGAGTTCAACGCCTCGGTCACCGAGGAGATGGAGTCGGTTGCGCGAGACGCGGCGGCCGAGGCGGATGCGACGGTCACGGAGACCGTCCACGTCCCGGGGGTGTACGACGCCCCGCTGGCCGCCGACCGGCTGGCGCGGCGGGACGACATCGACGCCGTGGCGGTACTCGGTGCCATCGTCACCGGCGACACGGACCACGACCAGGTCATCGGGCACGCGACCGCTCAGAAGCTGACGGACGTGAGCCTCGACCGCGACCTGCCGGTCACGCTCGGCGTCATCGGTCCCGGTATGAGCGGGGCCGAGGCGCGAGAGCGTGTCGAGAACGCCGCGAAGGCGGTCGAGGGTGCAGTCAAACTGGTAGAACGACTATGA
- a CDS encoding complex I subunit 1/NuoH family protein — MATEQLLPETIRTAVGLPDTVLGQAIAAFVGAFLIGNVMLAYTGVAGPWAKRKITAAFTDRIAANRIGPFGLGTIPADALRLLSKELIIPEDVDRPAYDLAPLIVAGSALLGFAVIPMGYLGPINFHLADPEAGLAYVFAVASIATLGLTMAGYASSNKYSMLGALRAIAQNVAYEIPLILTGASVVLFTQSLQMGEIVAVQQETLVTIAGFSIPSWFAFVNPFAFALFMVANLAEVGRNPFDIPEAPTEIVAGYQTEYSSVYFVLIYLGEFLHIFLGGAIVATLFLGGPAGPGPESIGFLWFTAKIWGVFLFTQWARSAVPRVRIDQLIEIGWKGMLVLSFANLLLTALLVGVIA, encoded by the coding sequence ATGGCGACGGAGCAACTGCTCCCGGAGACCATCCGGACAGCGGTCGGCCTGCCCGACACGGTGCTGGGCCAGGCCATCGCGGCGTTCGTCGGCGCGTTCCTCATCGGCAACGTGATGCTCGCGTACACTGGCGTCGCGGGCCCGTGGGCGAAGCGGAAGATTACGGCCGCGTTCACCGACCGCATCGCGGCCAACCGCATCGGACCGTTCGGTCTGGGGACGATCCCGGCCGACGCCCTCCGCCTGCTCTCGAAGGAGCTCATCATCCCCGAGGACGTCGACAGGCCGGCGTACGACCTCGCGCCGCTCATCGTCGCCGGGTCGGCACTGCTCGGCTTCGCGGTCATCCCGATGGGCTACCTCGGCCCGATCAACTTCCATCTGGCCGACCCCGAGGCGGGGCTGGCGTACGTGTTCGCGGTGGCCTCCATCGCGACGCTCGGGCTGACGATGGCGGGCTACGCGTCCTCGAACAAGTACTCGATGCTGGGCGCGCTGCGGGCCATCGCACAGAACGTCGCGTACGAGATCCCGCTCATCCTGACCGGCGCGTCCGTCGTGCTGTTCACGCAGTCGCTCCAGATGGGCGAGATCGTCGCGGTCCAGCAGGAGACGCTGGTGACCATCGCCGGCTTCTCGATCCCGTCGTGGTTCGCGTTCGTGAACCCGTTCGCGTTCGCGCTGTTCATGGTCGCGAACCTCGCGGAGGTCGGGCGGAACCCGTTCGACATCCCCGAGGCCCCGACCGAGATCGTCGCGGGCTACCAGACCGAGTACTCCTCGGTCTACTTCGTCCTCATCTACCTGGGCGAGTTCCTGCACATCTTCCTCGGCGGAGCCATCGTGGCGACGCTGTTCCTGGGCGGCCCCGCCGGCCCGGGTCCCGAGTCCATCGGCTTCCTCTGGTTCACGGCGAAGATCTGGGGCGTGTTCCTGTTCACCCAGTGGGCGCGCTCTGCAGTCCCGCGCGTTCGTATCGACCAGCTCATCGAGATCGGCTGGAAGGGGATGCTCGTGCTCTCCTTCGCGAACCTGCTGCTGACCGCACTCCTCGTCGGGGTGATTGCATGA
- a CDS encoding NADH-quinone oxidoreductase subunit D — MSVEETPEIEAGVTVEDEVLERLGDLAQGTEEHLNADASVVVRPDQVQDTLFALRDDMGYDHLSCVTAQEYEDRYESIYHLKKYDDPTQEVSVVVPASKDEPVSQTAEPVFRTADWHEREAYDLVGIDYEGHPDPRRILLPDTWQGHPLGQDYDQDSPQIVTLGEWDNPLRDDHMDSEADTMFLNIGPHHPATHGVLHLKTVLDGETVADVDPDIGYLHRCEEQMCQNGTYRHQIMPYPDRWDYISAGILNEWAYARAAEDLADIEVPEYAQVIRTMSAELCRIASHMLAVATFALDVYGDFTALFQYGVRDREVIQNILEDLTGQRMMFNYLRLGGVAWDLPEPREEFFENTRDFLEELPAKLEEYHDLLTGNEIFQIRCVNTGILEPEVAKSYGATGPVARGSGIDYDLRRDDPYGYYDELDWDVVTEDGCDNYSRVLVRLQEVEESAKIIEQCVDLLEEWPEDERTIQSNVPRTLKPEADTETYRAVEGAKGELGIYIRADGTDKPGRFKIRSPCFSNLQTLGEMSEGEYIADLIASLGSLDIVLGEVDR; from the coding sequence ATGAGCGTCGAGGAGACTCCGGAGATCGAGGCGGGTGTCACCGTCGAGGACGAGGTCCTCGAGAGGCTCGGCGACCTCGCCCAGGGCACCGAGGAGCACCTCAACGCGGACGCCTCCGTGGTCGTCCGGCCGGACCAGGTACAGGACACCCTGTTCGCGCTCCGGGACGACATGGGCTACGACCACCTCTCCTGTGTCACTGCCCAGGAGTACGAGGACCGGTACGAGTCGATCTACCACCTGAAGAAGTACGACGACCCGACCCAGGAGGTCAGCGTCGTCGTCCCGGCCTCGAAGGACGAGCCGGTCAGCCAGACCGCGGAGCCGGTGTTCCGGACCGCCGACTGGCACGAGCGCGAGGCGTACGACCTCGTCGGTATCGACTACGAGGGTCACCCGGACCCGCGGCGCATCCTGCTGCCCGACACCTGGCAGGGCCACCCGCTCGGTCAGGACTACGACCAGGACAGTCCCCAGATAGTCACGCTCGGGGAGTGGGACAACCCACTCCGTGACGACCACATGGACAGCGAGGCGGACACGATGTTCCTCAACATCGGCCCGCACCACCCGGCGACCCACGGTGTCCTGCACCTCAAGACCGTCCTCGACGGCGAGACGGTCGCGGACGTCGACCCGGACATCGGCTACCTCCACCGCTGCGAGGAGCAGATGTGCCAGAACGGCACCTACCGCCACCAGATCATGCCGTACCCCGACCGGTGGGACTACATCTCCGCCGGCATCCTCAACGAGTGGGCGTACGCACGCGCTGCAGAAGATCTCGCGGACATCGAGGTGCCCGAGTACGCACAGGTCATCCGGACGATGTCCGCCGAGCTCTGCCGCATCGCCTCGCACATGCTCGCGGTCGCGACGTTCGCACTCGACGTCTACGGCGACTTCACCGCGCTGTTCCAGTACGGGGTCCGCGACCGCGAGGTCATCCAGAACATCCTCGAGGACCTCACCGGCCAGCGGATGATGTTCAACTACCTCCGGCTGGGCGGTGTCGCCTGGGACCTCCCCGAGCCACGCGAGGAGTTCTTCGAGAACACCCGGGACTTCCTCGAGGAGCTGCCGGCGAAGCTCGAGGAGTACCACGACCTCCTCACCGGCAACGAGATCTTCCAGATCCGCTGTGTCAACACGGGCATCCTCGAACCCGAGGTCGCGAAGAGCTACGGCGCGACCGGCCCGGTGGCGCGTGGCTCCGGTATCGACTACGACCTCCGCCGTGACGACCCCTACGGCTACTACGACGAGCTCGACTGGGACGTCGTCACCGAGGACGGCTGCGACAACTACAGCCGCGTCCTCGTCCGGCTGCAGGAGGTCGAGGAGTCCGCGAAGATAATCGAACAGTGCGTCGATCTGCTCGAGGAGTGGCCCGAGGACGAGCGGACCATCCAGTCGAACGTCCCCCGCACCCTCAAACCGGAGGCCGACACCGAGACCTACCGCGCCGTCGAAGGCGCGAAGGGCGAACTCGGCATCTACATCCGGGCCGACGGCACGGACAAGCCCGGTCGGTTCAAGATCCGGAGCCCGTGCTTCTCGAACCTGCAGACACTCGGCGAGATGTCCGAGGGCGAGTACATCGCCGACCTCATCGCCTCGCTCGGTAGCCTCGACATCGTGCTCGGGGAGGTGGACCGCTGA
- a CDS encoding pyridoxal phosphate-dependent aminotransferase, producing MSMDFAARVERVEPSATLAISDAASALEAEGVDVVDLSVGEPDFPTPENVVQAAKDAMDAGHTGYAPSNGIPALKEAIAEKLADDGLDYDPGQVIVTPGGKQALYEIINALIDDGDEVALLDPAWVSYEAMVKLSGGSLTRVDTAAHDFALEPALDDLADAVSDETELLVVNSPGNPHGAVYSRAALEGVRDLAVEHDFLVISDEIYKEITYGDAESISLGTLDGMGDRTITVNGFSKAYSMTGWRLGYFAAPEELVSQAGKIHSHSVSSAVNFVQHAGVEAITNCDEAVAEMTEAFEARRDMLVDLFADHGVDVATPEGAFYMMLPVDDDDSAWCQGAIDEAHVATVPGSAFGTPGYARLSYAASEKRLREGVERLAEHGYL from the coding sequence ATGAGTATGGATTTCGCAGCGAGAGTAGAGAGAGTCGAACCGTCCGCGACGCTGGCCATCTCCGACGCCGCCTCCGCACTGGAGGCAGAGGGCGTCGACGTGGTGGACCTGAGCGTCGGCGAACCGGACTTCCCCACCCCGGAGAACGTCGTGCAGGCCGCGAAGGACGCGATGGACGCCGGCCACACGGGCTACGCGCCGTCGAACGGCATCCCCGCGCTGAAGGAGGCCATCGCCGAGAAGTTGGCCGACGACGGGCTGGACTACGACCCGGGACAGGTCATCGTCACCCCCGGGGGGAAGCAGGCGCTGTACGAGATCATCAACGCCCTCATCGACGACGGCGACGAGGTCGCGCTGCTCGACCCCGCCTGGGTCTCCTACGAGGCGATGGTGAAGCTCTCGGGCGGCTCGCTCACCCGCGTCGACACCGCCGCGCACGACTTCGCGCTCGAACCCGCGCTTGACGACCTCGCCGACGCAGTTTCTGACGAGACGGAGCTCCTCGTGGTCAACTCGCCGGGCAACCCCCACGGCGCGGTGTACTCCCGCGCGGCCCTGGAGGGCGTGCGCGACCTCGCCGTCGAGCACGACTTCCTCGTCATCTCCGACGAGATCTACAAGGAGATCACCTACGGCGACGCCGAATCCATCTCCCTGGGGACGCTCGACGGGATGGGCGACCGCACCATCACGGTCAACGGCTTCTCGAAGGCGTACTCGATGACGGGCTGGCGGCTCGGCTACTTCGCCGCGCCCGAGGAGCTCGTCTCGCAGGCCGGGAAGATCCACAGCCACTCGGTCTCCTCGGCGGTGAACTTCGTCCAGCACGCCGGCGTCGAGGCCATCACGAACTGCGACGAGGCCGTCGCGGAAATGACCGAGGCGTTCGAGGCCCGCCGCGACATGCTCGTCGACCTCTTTGCAGACCACGGCGTCGACGTCGCGACCCCGGAGGGTGCGTTCTACATGATGCTCCCGGTGGACGACGACGACTCGGCCTGGTGTCAGGGTGCCATCGACGAGGCCCACGTCGCCACGGTGCCGGGCAGCGCGTTCGGCACGCCCGGCTACGCGCGACTCTCGTACGCGGCCAGCGAGAAACGGCTCCGCGAGGGCGTCGAGCGGCTGGCCGAGCACGGCTACCTGTAG
- a CDS encoding NADH-quinone oxidoreductase subunit A produces MNPWIAIGALALVGVLIPVGMMSVSALLRPSVPEDSKRATYESGEVPTGGTRIRFNIQYYMVALLFTIFDIETVLIFPWTVIYGSALEGGAALGPVLVPMLVFITVLVAGLAWAWHNGAVDWAKSARSESQVQAKR; encoded by the coding sequence ATGAATCCATGGATAGCCATTGGGGCGCTCGCGCTCGTCGGCGTGCTGATTCCGGTCGGCATGATGTCGGTCTCGGCACTGCTCAGACCGAGCGTTCCTGAAGACAGCAAGCGCGCCACCTACGAGAGTGGTGAGGTCCCGACAGGTGGGACCCGCATCCGCTTCAACATCCAGTACTACATGGTCGCACTGCTGTTCACCATCTTCGACATCGAGACCGTCCTGATCTTCCCGTGGACGGTCATCTACGGCTCTGCACTCGAAGGTGGAGCAGCACTCGGCCCCGTACTGGTCCCGATGCTGGTGTTCATCACCGTGCTCGTCGCCGGTCTGGCATGGGCCTGGCACAACGGCGCGGTGGACTGGGCCAAGAGCGCGCGCTCGGAATCGCAGGTACAGGCAAAACGATGA
- a CDS encoding AIR carboxylase family protein, with amino-acid sequence MTDELDDLIDDLHAEAQRDRPDADTPDVGIVMGSDSDLDVMMGSETGRPGAYDALVDELGFAEMTDYDDPPEARFTFETYVVSAHRTPELMYAYAETAEDRGIDVIIAGAGGKSADLPNMTASIAYPVPVVGVPVQEKSVDSVIGMPQGAPLTAVDAGKSFNAALSAAQILAREHDELRDRLVDYHEGLKGDVARVSRDLHELGTPGFTERRG; translated from the coding sequence ATGACCGACGAACTCGACGACCTCATCGACGACCTGCACGCGGAGGCACAGCGCGACCGACCCGACGCGGACACCCCGGACGTGGGCATCGTCATGGGCTCGGACTCCGACCTCGACGTGATGATGGGCTCGGAGACGGGCCGTCCCGGCGCGTACGACGCGCTCGTCGACGAACTCGGCTTCGCCGAGATGACCGACTACGACGACCCGCCCGAGGCGCGGTTCACCTTCGAGACGTACGTCGTCTCCGCCCACCGCACGCCCGAGCTGATGTACGCCTACGCCGAGACGGCCGAGGACCGCGGCATCGACGTCATCATCGCCGGTGCGGGCGGGAAGTCGGCGGACCTGCCGAACATGACGGCGTCCATCGCGTACCCGGTGCCCGTCGTCGGCGTGCCGGTGCAGGAGAAATCGGTCGACTCGGTCATCGGGATGCCCCAGGGCGCGCCGCTGACCGCCGTCGACGCCGGGAAGTCGTTCAACGCCGCGCTGTCGGCCGCACAGATCCTCGCCCGCGAACACGACGAACTCCGCGACCGCCTCGTCGACTACCACGAGGGTCTGAAGGGCGACGTGGCGCGCGTCTCGCGGGACCTCCACGAGCTCGGCACGCCCGGGTTCACGGAACGACGGGGCTGA
- a CDS encoding flippase activity-associated protein Agl23, with amino-acid sequence MGDAAAASVDGEDGPEPGDESGTGSESVDRPLLGAVAVLSLVALALRLLDLGARTAHWDEGRHGYAVLRYGATGVWEYRPILHGPLLAHANELLFGVLGPSDAVARLLPALLGGLLPLAAWLFRERLRRSEVVALAALLAVNPALLYYSRFARSDLLVATFAFVTVGLVVRLLDTREPGYLYASSVSFALAVASKENALVYLACWLGAGALLVDHRLFWKRWSLVGDGERRLAAPGWLRERVDEAVVLFAVLNPLVVALVPGVGRVVAIVLLLVALRCAIWVVPRDGEAFPVIVGVGVAGLALLIFVGDAVLVTYAVAWLVAAAYVLGVLLRGSTPGRTLHLWRGPLLLSGTVFTVVVAALYLPRGAALVALAGDPLLLAGLVEEALFGTWTAASELWFGSVQDQSLLPYTIFFAKTLLAGAAVTCVFGVAGFLFDRYGDGGARDLVAFCGYWGLASVLVYPIVMYGMGPWHAVHVAVPLAVPAAVALSLVYRWGGDAVADRRAVSAALAVLVLTAAAGTAVGAAATTSFHSPASPDNGLVQPGQPGTEFDPVLGHVELATAGHDDGPDVLYYGAYFAMDDESAADTLPVTDDYGWRDDTYRQLARNEAWYNRLPLPWYFERHGLETASARNATALRAALESPPPVVVARAVHRNTVARELGGGYEQYELQLTVNGTNTVIFVNASTGR; translated from the coding sequence ATGGGAGACGCGGCGGCAGCCTCGGTTGACGGCGAGGACGGTCCCGAACCCGGAGACGAGTCCGGTACGGGGTCCGAGTCGGTCGACCGACCCCTTCTCGGTGCTGTCGCCGTACTTTCCCTCGTCGCGCTCGCCCTCAGACTGCTCGATCTCGGCGCACGGACCGCCCACTGGGACGAGGGTCGACACGGCTACGCGGTGCTGCGGTACGGCGCGACCGGCGTCTGGGAGTACCGGCCCATCCTCCACGGGCCGCTGCTCGCGCACGCGAACGAACTGTTGTTCGGCGTCCTCGGTCCGAGCGACGCCGTCGCCCGACTTCTCCCGGCACTCCTCGGTGGCCTGCTCCCGCTGGCGGCGTGGCTGTTCCGGGAGCGACTCCGCCGGAGCGAGGTCGTCGCGCTCGCCGCGCTGCTCGCCGTGAACCCCGCACTGCTCTACTACTCGCGGTTCGCCCGCTCGGACCTGCTCGTGGCGACGTTCGCGTTCGTCACGGTCGGGCTGGTCGTCCGGCTGCTCGACACGCGGGAACCGGGGTACCTCTACGCCTCCAGCGTGTCGTTCGCCCTCGCGGTCGCATCGAAGGAGAACGCGCTTGTCTACCTCGCCTGCTGGCTCGGGGCGGGCGCGCTGTTGGTCGACCATCGGCTGTTCTGGAAGCGCTGGTCGCTCGTCGGCGACGGTGAGCGGCGGCTCGCCGCGCCGGGGTGGCTCCGCGAGCGCGTCGACGAGGCCGTGGTCCTGTTCGCCGTGCTCAACCCGCTGGTCGTGGCGCTGGTCCCCGGTGTCGGGCGCGTCGTCGCCATCGTACTGCTGCTGGTCGCGCTGCGGTGTGCGATCTGGGTCGTTCCCCGCGACGGCGAGGCGTTCCCCGTCATCGTCGGCGTCGGCGTCGCCGGGCTCGCCCTGCTCATCTTCGTCGGGGACGCCGTACTGGTGACGTACGCGGTCGCGTGGCTCGTCGCCGCGGCGTACGTGCTCGGGGTGCTGCTCCGGGGCTCCACCCCGGGCCGGACACTCCACCTGTGGCGCGGACCGCTCCTGCTCTCGGGGACCGTGTTCACCGTCGTCGTCGCCGCGCTCTACCTCCCCCGTGGGGCAGCCCTCGTGGCGCTGGCCGGCGACCCGCTGTTGCTCGCCGGGCTCGTCGAGGAGGCGCTGTTCGGGACCTGGACCGCCGCCAGCGAGCTCTGGTTCGGGTCGGTACAGGACCAGTCGCTCCTCCCGTACACCATCTTCTTCGCGAAGACGCTGCTCGCCGGTGCGGCCGTGACCTGCGTGTTCGGCGTCGCCGGCTTCCTGTTCGACCGGTACGGCGACGGCGGGGCACGCGACCTCGTCGCCTTCTGTGGCTACTGGGGGCTCGCGAGCGTACTCGTCTATCCCATCGTCATGTACGGGATGGGGCCCTGGCACGCGGTCCACGTCGCGGTCCCGCTCGCGGTGCCGGCCGCCGTCGCGCTCTCGCTGGTCTACCGGTGGGGCGGTGACGCGGTCGCCGACCGCCGGGCCGTCTCGGCCGCGCTCGCGGTGCTCGTCCTGACCGCCGCAGCTGGGACGGCCGTCGGCGCGGCCGCCACGACCTCGTTCCACTCCCCGGCGTCGCCCGACAACGGACTCGTCCAGCCCGGCCAGCCCGGGACGGAGTTCGACCCGGTGCTCGGCCACGTCGAACTCGCCACCGCCGGCCACGACGACGGCCCGGACGTGCTCTACTACGGCGCGTACTTCGCGATGGACGACGAGTCGGCCGCCGACACGCTTCCAGTGACCGACGACTACGGCTGGCGGGACGACACCTATCGGCAGCTCGCCCGCAACGAGGCGTGGTACAACCGGCTGCCGCTGCCCTGGTACTTCGAACGGCACGGACTGGAGACGGCGAGCGCCCGCAACGCGACCGCGCTCCGCGCCGCACTCGAGTCGCCCCCGCCCGTGGTCGTCGCCCGGGCCGTCCACCGGAACACCGTCGCCCGCGAGCTCGGCGGCGGCTACGAGCAGTACGAGCTGCAGCTGACGGTGAACGGGACGAACACGGTCATCTTCGTCAACGCCTCCACCGGCCGATAG
- a CDS encoding 5-(carboxyamino)imidazole ribonucleotide synthase, producing MPASLPGPTVGVVGGGQLGRMLGEAAAPLGIELVVLDPTPNAPAAQVATDQLVADFDDADAIRDLAERSDFLTFEIELADQETLAEISDETGVPCHPDPATLALIHDKLHQKEALADAGVPVPSFRRVDDAAELRSALHELGTPAMLKARTGGYDGRGNVPVESVDDAAAAMDAVGGPAMVEAFVDYEREISVVAAKGDGEVATFPVGENIHEAEILREMVVPSRSPDAVLAEAEQVGRDVLDLLDGRGVYAIELFETTDGAILVNEIAPRPHNSGHWSIEGAHTSQFEQHLRAVVGWPLGATDLRAPTATKNVLADGDDSRPAEVDGVSDVLATPGVNLHWYGKHEARPLRKMGHVTRVATGDDESREDLLASARSLVEGLSFD from the coding sequence ATGCCCGCGAGCCTACCAGGCCCGACGGTCGGCGTGGTCGGCGGTGGCCAGCTCGGACGCATGCTCGGCGAGGCAGCAGCCCCGCTGGGCATCGAACTGGTCGTCCTCGACCCGACGCCGAACGCACCGGCGGCCCAGGTCGCGACGGACCAGCTCGTCGCCGACTTCGACGACGCCGACGCAATCCGCGACCTCGCCGAACGGTCCGACTTCCTCACGTTCGAGATCGAACTCGCCGACCAGGAGACCCTCGCCGAGATCAGCGACGAGACGGGCGTCCCCTGCCACCCGGATCCGGCGACGCTCGCGCTCATCCACGACAAGCTCCACCAGAAGGAGGCACTCGCCGACGCCGGGGTTCCGGTGCCGTCGTTCCGACGGGTGGACGACGCCGCGGAGCTGCGGTCGGCGCTGCACGAGCTCGGGACGCCCGCGATGCTGAAGGCCCGCACCGGCGGCTACGACGGGCGCGGGAACGTCCCCGTGGAGTCCGTCGACGACGCCGCGGCCGCGATGGACGCGGTCGGCGGGCCCGCGATGGTCGAGGCGTTCGTGGACTACGAGCGCGAGATCTCCGTCGTCGCCGCCAAGGGCGACGGCGAGGTCGCGACGTTCCCGGTCGGGGAGAACATCCACGAGGCGGAGATCCTGCGGGAGATGGTCGTCCCGTCGCGCTCCCCCGACGCCGTGCTCGCGGAGGCCGAGCAGGTGGGCCGGGACGTGCTCGACCTGCTCGACGGCCGTGGCGTCTACGCCATCGAGCTGTTCGAGACGACCGACGGGGCGATACTCGTCAACGAGATCGCGCCGCGCCCGCACAACTCCGGGCACTGGTCCATCGAGGGCGCACACACCTCGCAGTTCGAACAGCACCTCCGGGCGGTCGTGGGCTGGCCGCTCGGCGCGACCGACCTGCGGGCCCCGACCGCGACGAAGAACGTGCTCGCGGACGGCGACGACTCCCGACCCGCGGAGGTCGACGGGGTCTCGGACGTACTCGCGACGCCGGGTGTGAACCTGCACTGGTACGGCAAGCACGAGGCCCGGCCACTCCGGAAGATGGGCCACGTCACCAGGGTCGCGACCGGCGACGACGAATCGCGGGAGGACCTGCTCGCGAGCGCCCGCTCGCTCGTCGAGGGACTGAGCTTCGACTGA